The Variovorax sp. PMC12 genome segment GCGTGGCGCTCAGCGTGTCGAGGGCGCGGCGCAGGGCCTGCAGGCGCCCGGCGCGGGTTGCCGCATCGGCGGCGGGCTCGGCTTCTTCGCGCAGCCATTCGGCGGCCTGCGCGAGCACGGCGGTCACGTCGGGAGCGAGCCGGCCTTCGGCCTGCACCAGCGCCTGCAGCCGGTCTTCGACGGCGGACAGCGCGGGCGTGAGCGCGGCGACGCGGTCCTGCATCGCGCGGATGGCGCCGGCCGTCCAGCGCAGGTGCGTGGTGTCGAAGGGCACGTGGGTGGAAAGCAGGCGCAGCTGCGTGATGTCGCCGGCGAGGCGGCGGCGGTCGTCGTCCAGGCGCTTGGGGTCGCCGCCGTTACCGCCATTGCCGCCGCTGCGCGCGGCGGGCTGCAGCAGGTCGCCCAGCCACTTGCGCGCGTCGAGCAGCGTGCGGTCGAGCAGGCCCAGCACGGTCGGCGCGAGCCCCGCCGGCAGCACCAGGCTGTGGACCAGCGTGGCGCAGAAGATGCCCAGGCCGATTTCCTCGACGCGCGCCACGGCGGTGTCGAACAGCGCGAGCGGCGTCTGCACGGAAGGAAAGCCGATGAGCGCGGCCGTGTAGCCCGCGAGCATGAACACGTATGAGCGCGGCGTGCGGTCGAACAGCGAGATGCACAGGCACAGCCCGACCCACAGCGCGAGCACCAGCGTCAGCAGTTCGGGCGCGTTGGACAGCGCGGGCACCAGCAGCACCGTGGCGGTGCTGCCGATGAGCGTGCCGCAGAAGCGGTACACCGCCTTGGAGCGCACCGCGCCGGCCAGCGGATGGGCGACGACATAGGTGGTCATGAGCGCCCAGAACGGGCGCGGCAGGCCGGCGCGGCTGGCGAGGTACATCGCCAGCATGGCGGCAACGAAGCTCTTGGCGGAAAAGAGAAGCTCCGCGCGGCTGAAGCGCGGCAGGCTGAACGCGGACATCGACTACCTGCGCCCTTCCTGAGACGGCTGCTGCTGCGGCGGCAGGCTCTGCACGGCGCGGACGCCCATGCGCTCTTCGAGCACCGAGAACACGCGCAGGCAGGCGGCGACGTCCTCGTCGGGTACGCCGTCGAACAGCGACACCCGCATCAGCGCCAGCGCCGCCTCGATGGGCTCGCAGACGGCCTTGCCGGCCTCGGTGAGATGCAGCGTCTTGGCGCGGCGGTCGGCCGGGTCTTCGCGGCGTTCGACGAGGCCGGCTTCCACCAGCTGGTCGACCGAGCGCACCAGCGACGGCCCTTCGATGCCCAGCGCCTCGGCCAGCACGCCCTGGCGCACTTCGCCGTTCATGCGCCCGAGCATCACGATCGGGTAGGCCAGCGTCTGCGACACGCCGACGTGCGCCACCGCCTTGTCGGCCGCGGCGCGGTAGCCGCGCTGCAGCACCGCGAGCGACGTGCCGAGGCGCATGAGCGATTGTTCGCGCGTCGGTTCAATCGCCTGTTCAGGCGCTGTTCGGGGGGTGGTCGGGTTGGTCACGATAGCCGGCTATTAATTAGCATGCTATCGATTGTACGGGTAACTACCAATCCCTGCTGGCGGCAAGGCTTACGCCCGCCTTGGCCGGGGCCGAGGGCGCGAGAACGCGGAAAAGGGGAAGGAAAGAAAAGTGTGAAGCTCGCCGATAAGCCGGATTCTGTGCACCGGAGGCCTCTTGCGAAACCTCCGGCGTGACCGCCATTACTCTGGGCCGTTTGTCGCCAAACGGCTCGATGCCACCTACCCGCCAGCTCAGCGGAACCACCTCAATACTGGCCTACTTGGTGTTGCTGCGCGCAGAGATTGCCCGTTTCACCCGAACTCAATCGGCTCGTCTCTGTTGCTCTGATCCTCACCTCACGGTGGAGAGTCGTTAACTCCTGCGCTGTCCTGTGCAGTCCGGACGTTCCTCCAGTGCGGCCTTTCGGCACTTGCACCAGCGGCGGTCTGGCGTGCTTCACGGGGTGGATTATCGCCTGTGCCCGGGCGTGCCTTCGGGCTGGTCTCACAATGCGCGCTGTCCGTCCGACAAACGCATCGATCCAAGGAGATTCCCATGAAGGCCCAGAACATCCTCCAGACCATCGGCAACACGCCGCACGTGCGCATCAACCGCCTGTTCGGCAATGCCAGGCAGCAGGTGTGGATCAAGTCCGAGCGCGCCAATCCCGGCGGCTCCATCAAGGACCGCATCGCGCTCGCGATGGTCGAAGACGCCGAGAAGAGCGGCGCGCTCAAGCCCGGCGGCACCATCGTCGAGCCGACCTCGGGCAACACCGGCATCGGCCTGGCCATGGTGGCGGCCGTCAAGGGCTACAAGCTGATCCTGGTGATGCCCGACAGCATGTCCGTCGAACGCCGCCGCCTGATGCTGGCCTACGGCGCCACCTTCGACCTGACGCCGCGCGCCAACGGCATGAAGGGCTCCATCGCACGCGCCGAGGAAATCGTGGCCGGCACGCCCGGCGCGTGGATGCCGCAGCAGTTCAACAACCCCGCCAACGTCGACGTGCACGTGCGCACCACGGCCGAGGAAATCGCGGCCGATTTTCCTGACGGCATCGACGTGATCATCACCGGCGTGGGTACGGGCGGCCACATCACCGGCGTGGCGAAGGTGCTGAAGAAGAAGTGGCCGAAGCTGCAGGTGTTCGCGGTGGAACCGGTGGCCTCGCCTGTCATTTCGGGCGGCGCTCCTGCGCCGCATCCCATCCAGGGCATCGGCGCGGGCTTCATCCCGAAGAACCTCGACACCTCGCTGCTCGACGGCGTGCTGCAGGTCGACGCCGAACCGGCGCGCGAAATGGCCCGCCGCTGCGCGCAGGAGGAAGGCATCCTGGTCGGCATCTCGTCGGGCGCCACGCTCGCGGCCATCGCGCAGAAACTGCCCTCGCTGGCACCCGATGCGGTGGTGCTGGGCTTCAACTACGACACCGGCGAGCGCTATCTGTCGGTCGAAGGCTTCCTGCCCGCCTGACCCGCTATCCCTTTCATAGCGCCCCGGGCGCTTAAAATGCGCGGCCTGCTTGATAACCACAAGCCCCACGCCGCCATGCTGAGAATCTCCGAACTCAAACTCCCGCTCGACCACGCGCCCGACGCGCTGGCCGCACTGATCGCCAAAACGCTCGACATTCCGCTCGACGCGATCGCCTCCCACAACGTCTACAAGCGCAGCTTCGACGCGCGCAAGGCCGAGCTGCTCACGGTCTACATCTGCGACGTGCAGCTGGCAGACGCGAAGCTCGAAGCCGGGCTGCTCGCCAAGCATGCGGGCCATCCGCATATCCAAAAAGCGCCCGACATGCGCTACACGCCGCCTGCCAATGCCCCCGAGGGCACGTCGCGGCCGGTGGTCATCGGCTTCGGCCCCTGCGGCATCTTCGCGGCGCTGATGCTCGCGAAGATGGGCTTCAGGCCCATCGTGCTCGAACGCGGCAAGACCGTGCGCCAGCGCACCCGCGACACCTGGGGCCTGTGGCGCAAGAGCGTGCTCAACCCGGAGTCGAACGTGCAGTTCGGCGAAGGCGGCGCCGGCACCTTCTCGGACGGCAAGCTCTACAGCCAGATCAAGGATCCGCGCTTCCTCGGCCGCAAGGTGATGGAAGAGTTCGTGAAGGCCGGCGCGCCGCCGGAAATTCTCTACGTCGCGCATCCGCACATCGGCACCTTCAAGCTGGTGAAGGTGGTGGAGAACATCCGCGAGCAGATCGTGGCGCTGGGCGGCGAGATCCGCTTCGAGCAGCGCGTGACCGACGTGCGCATCGAAAACGGCCACCTGCGCGGCCTCACCGTGCTCGACCAGACCACGGGCACCAGCAGCGAACTGCGCGCCGACCACGTCGTGATGGCGCTGGGCCACAGCTCGCGCGACACCTTCGAGATGCTGCACAAGCGCGGCGTGCACATCGAGGCCAAGCCGTTTTCCATCGGCTTCCGCGTGGAGCATCCGCAGGGCCTGATCGACCGCGCGCGCTGGGGCCGCCATGCGGGCCACCCGCTGCTGGGCGCGGCCGACTACAAGCTGGTGCACCACGCGAGCAACGGCCGCTCGGTCTACAGCTTCTGCATGTGCCCCGGCGGCACCGTGGTCGCGGCCACCAGCGAGCCGGGCCGCGTGGTCACCAACGGCATGAGCCAGTATTCGCGCAACGAGCGCAACGCCAACGCGGGCATCGTGGTGGGCATCGACCCGCGCGACTATCCCGGAGATGCGCTCGCCGGCATCGCGCTGCAACGCGAACTGGAGAGCAACGCCTTCGTGCTCGGCGGCGGCGACTACCGCGCGCCGGGCCAGCTGGTGGGCGACTTCGTCGCCGGCAAGCCGTCCACCGCGCTGGGCAGCGTGATCCCTTCGTACAAGCCGGGCGTCACGCCGACCGACCTGCACAAGGCCCTGCCCGCCTACGCCATCGAGGCGATGCGCGAGGCCTTTCCCGCCTTCGGCCGCAAGATCAAGGGCTTCGACACGCACGACGCGGTGCTCACCGGCGTGGAAACGCGCACGTCCTCGCCCATCAAGATCACGCGCGGCGACGACTTCCAGAGCCTGAACGTGCGCGGCCTCTACCCCGCCGGCGAAGGCGCGAGCTACGCGGGCGGCATCCTGTCGGCCGGCGTGGACGGCATCAAGGTGGCCGAGGCCGTGGCGCACAGCGTGCTGGTCGAAGCCGAACGCGAACGCACCGCCAGCGTCTGATGCCGGCCATGCACTTCGAACGCCCCACCTTCGGCCAACTGACAGCGGCCACGCTGGCCATGGCCGCGGTGGTGCTGGCCTCCAACATCCTGGTGCAGTTCGCCATCAACGACTGGCTGACCTGGGGCGCCTTCACCTATCCGGTGGCCTACCTCGTGAGCGACCTGGTCAACCGGCGCTTCGGTCCCGGCATGGCGCGGCGCGTGGCGTGGGTGGGCTTTGCGGTTGCCGTGGGCGTGTCGCTGCTGCTCGCGCCGGTGCGCATCGCGGCGGCCTCGGGGCTGGCCTTCATCGCTTCGCAGCTGCTGGACATCGGCGTGTTCGACCGGCTACGGCGCGGCCTCTGGTGGCGTGCGCCGCTGGTGGCCACGGTGATCGCCGCGGTGCTCGACAGCATCGTGTTCTGGGGCATCGCCTTCGCGGGCACCGACGGCCCCTGGCTCACCTGGGCGCTCGGCGACCTGGCGGTGAAGCTGGGCGTCGGCGTGCTCATGCTGCTGCCGTTCCGGCTGCTGATCGGCCGGCAGGCCGCGCGGGCATCGGCCCTGAGCCACTGAGGACATCGATGGCGAACGACGACTTCCACTTCTACGAACCCGCCAAGGGCCACGGCCTGCCGCACGATCCGTTCAACGCGATGGTCGGGCCGCGCCCCATCGGCTGGATCTCGTCGCAGGACGAGCACGGCGTGCTCAACCTCGCGCCCTACAGCTTCTTCAACGCCTTCAACTACACGCCGCCCATCGTCGGCTTCGCGAGCATCGGCGCCAAGGACAGCCTGCACAACATCCGCCAGACGCGGGAGTTCGGCTGGAACCTGGCCACGCGCCCGCTGGCCGAGCAGATGAACCGTTCCTGCGCGGCCGTGCCGCCCGAGGTGAACGAGTTCGAGCTGGCCGGCCTGCAGACCGCCGCCTCGCGGACCATCGCGGTACCGCGCGTGGCCGAAAGCCCCGTGTCCTTCGAATGCCGGCTCACGCAGATCCTGCAGCTCGAAGGCGTGGACGGCGTGCCGGTGCAGACCTGGCTGGTCCTTGGCGAAGTGGTGGGCGTGCACATCGCGCGCCGCCTGCTGAAGGACGGCATCTACGACACCGCCGCGGCGCAGCCCATCCTGCGCGGCGGCGGGCCGGCCGACTATTTCGAAGTCGGCCCCGACAATCTCTTCAGGATGTTCCGGCCGCGCTGAACGCGCACCGCCGGCATTCTTTTTTCCATTTCATTCCACCGCGCCCCCGCATGACCGACGCTTCCACCGCCACCCCGAAGACGAACGCACGCCCTCCCCGGCGCCAGCAACTGGACATGGCCGACCAGCTGAAGCAGCTGAAGGCCGGAGCAGACACGGACACCGGCACCGACGAGGCGCCCGCTCAACAGCAACCTCAGCAGCAGCAGCGCCAGGACGCGCGCCCGCCCCGGCAGAAGAACGGCGGCGGCCGCAACAACCAGCGGCGCCCCCAGCAGCCACGCCAGGAGCAGCAACAGAAGGCGCAGGCGCCGCAGCAGCAACAGCCGCAGCGCGCCCCGCGCAAGGTCAACCCGGTGCTGGAACGCCTGTTCGAGCTGTATCCGCAACTCTTCGGCGCGCGCTTCGTGCCGCTGAAGCTCGGCGTCTACGAGGAATTGCTGGCGCGCCACCCCGAGGACTTCAAGGCCGAAGACCTGAAGATCGCAATGGGCCAGCACGCGCGTTCCACCCGCTACCTCGAGGCCGTGGCCGCCGGCCTGGCCCGCCACGACCTCGACGGCAACGCGCTCGACCCGGTCGCGCCCGAGCATGTGCACCACGCCATCCTCGAGCTGCACCGCCGCCGCCAGCAGCGCAACCCCGGCGGTGAAGACCTGCGCCCGCAACTGGTGGCGCGCATCGCCAAGGCCATCGAAGCATCGGGCCTCGACCGCGAGGCCTATGCGGTGCTGGTGCGTTCGCGCGACCAGAACAACAACGCCGTGGTCGACGAAGCCCTGGCAGAACTCGCCCAGCAGGCCGCCAAGCGCGAAGCGCTGCTGCGCGCCTTCGAGGCCAGCGGCCGCACCGAGCAGGAGTTCGCCGACATGTACGGCATGAAGCACGGCGAGGTGACGCGCACGCTGCAACGCGTGCGCAACGACCAGAAGGCGGCGCAGGCGGCTGCGGAAGCGGCTGCTGCAGCAGCGGCAGCGGCACCCGTGGAAGCCGCGGAACCCGCCGCGGAGGAGCCCGCCGCCGCCCCGGCCCCCGCCAGCGACTGACCGGGCGCGCCAAAAAAAAACGCCACCCGGAGGTGGCGCTACAAAGCAGTAATGGCGGGTTTCAGCGCTGCGCGTTCTGCAGTGCGGCAATGCGCTCTTCGATCGGCGGGTGCGTGGCGAACAGCTTGCCCATGCTGCCGGTGATGCCCATGGCTTCCACGGCCTTCGGCAGTTCGCCGGCCGGCAGGCCGCCCAGGCGCGCGAGCGCATTGATCATCGGCTGCTTCTGGCCCATGAGCGCGGCGGCGCCGGCGTCTGCACGGAACTCGCGGTGGCGCGAGAACCAGGCCACCACCATCGCGGCGGCAAAGCCCAGCACGATGTCGAGCACGATGGTGCTCACGTAGTAGCCGATGCCGGGGCCCGAGCTGCGGTCGTCGCCGCGGCGCAGGAAGCTGTCGACCGCATAGCCGATCACGCGCGACAGGAACACGACGAAGGTGTTCATCACGCCCTGGATGAGCGTCATGGTGACCATGTCGCCGTTAGCGATGTGCGCCACCTCGTGGCCGATGACGGCCTCGACCTCTTCGCGCGTCATGTTCTGCAGCAGGCCGGTGGACACCGCCACCAGCGACGAATTCTTGAACGCGCCGGTGGCGAAGGCATTGGGCTCGCCTTCGAAGATGCCGACCTCGGGCATGCCGATGCCGGCCTTGTCGGCGAACTTGCGCACCGTGCCGACGATCCAGGCCTCGTCGGGCGTCTGGGGGTTGTCGATCATGTGCAGGCCGCTGGTCCACTTGGCCATGGGCTTGCTGATGAGCAGCGAGATGATCGCGCCGCCGAAACCCATCACCAGCGCAAAGCCGAGCAGCGCCGTGAGGTTGAGCCCGTTGGCCGTGAGGAAGCGATTGACGCCGAGCAGGCTGGCGACCACGCCGAGCACCGCGACGACCATCACGTTGGTCAGGACGAACAGAAGGATACGTTTCAAGTTGAATTCTCCGTGGGGAACGCTTCCATCCAGATAAGGGCCGCGGGGCTCACTTCAACCCGTGCGCTGCATGGAGGTGGCAACCATGATAGGAGCAAAAGTTCTAGCGCCCGTGTATTCCCCGCTGCGGCAAAGGCCTGAAAACCTGCGGGTCGTCATAGAAAGACGCGGCCTCGTTATCGGGCCACCAGCCGGGCACGCCGAGCAACGGCAGCGGCACGAAGGGCTTGCGCTCCAGACGCGCCGGGTCGAGCGCCTGCGCCATGCGCGCGTCGTCGAAGGCCACGGCGCCCACCGCCTCGTGCGTCAGCAGCACGTGCGCGGTGATCGGCTTGCGCGGCGCGGCGAGCTTTTCGAGCAGCGCATGGCCGAACACCAGCAGCCGCGCCTGCGCCCACCACTCGCGCCGCTCGACGAACAGCGTGTGCCAGTCGCGCGCGACTAGCGCCTGCCACAGCGCGGGCGGCGCGTCGAGCACGGCGCCGTTCTCGTCGAACAGCGTGAGCGCGTCGCGCAAGGGGCCGCGCACCGCCGCGACGCCGTGGCGCGCGATCTCGCCCGCCTGCAATTCGTTGAGCCGGCGCTTGGCCAGCGGAAACGCGAGCCACACGAGTCCGTTGAAGAAGTCGTGCAGGTTGTCGCGCGTGGGCACCGTGCGGGTCTGGAAGATGTGGGCCTCGTAGGCCTGGCCGGCGGGCAGCGCGTGCTGCTGCACGAAGTCGGGCACGGGTGCGTGGGCCGGCCTGGCGCCCTGCAGCGCTTCGGCGACCGAGCCGTGCACGGAGGCGGCCTGCGCCACGGCTCGGCCATGGGCGCGGTAGGGCGCGAGCCAAGGCTGCGCCCAGTCGACCGCCGGCAGGGTCAAGACGCGGGCGCGTCCGTCCAGCGGATGCGGTCGGGGTGCTGCATCACCGCGAATTCCGCCGTGAGCTTGTCGAACAGCTTGAGCGAGCTGCCGTGCTTGCCCAGCAGCCCCGCCGCGCGCAGTGCCTGCGCCACGTCGTTGAGCGGCACGTCCTTGCCGCTGCGCAGCGCGGGCACGGCCTGCAGGATGAACTCGGCCGCCTCGGAGGTCTGCGGTTGCGGCGCAGGTGCGGGCTTGGCCGCCTTGGTGCTGCTCTTGCGGGCCGCCGTCTTGGTGGCGGCCTTCTTCGCAGCCGTTTTCTTGGCGGCTGGCGCTGCCTTGGCCGCGGCCGTCTTCTTCGCGGCGGCGGTGCGGGCCGCGGGCTTCGCGCTGGCGTGGTGCTCGAGGTCCATGAACGCGTCGTAGATTCCGACCGTCTCTTCGCCCGTCTTGCCCCGCTGGCCGATGCCGCAGACGCGGCAGCCCTTTTCGCGCAGCCGGATCACCAGCGGCGCGAAGTCGGAGTCGGAGGACACCAGCACCACCACGTCCGGCCGCTCGTCGATGACGAGGTCGATGGCATCGACCGCGAGCGCGATGTCGGTGCTGTTCTTGCCGGTCGAGAGATTGACCATCGGCCGCACCGACAGCCGCTTGAACATCGCCTGCCGGTTGACGGCCATCTCGGCGTTGCAATAGGCGCGGCGCACGTGGATGGCGCCGTATTCGTCCATGGTGCGCTGCACGGCCTGCTCGATCACGTCGGCCGAGACGTTGTCGGCGTCGATCAGCAGCATCACGCGCGGTGTGGGCGTCATGCCAGCTTCCAGTGGATGGTTTCGCCGCCGCGCAGCGGCTTGAGCGTGGCGTCGCCGTAGGGCACGGTCTCCGGCACGGTCCAGCTTTCGCGCTTGAGCGTGACGGTGTCGGCGTGGCGCGGCAGGTTGTAGAAGTCGGGGCCGTTGAAGCTGGCGAAGGCTTCGAGCTTGTCGAGCGCGCCCGCGTTGTCGAAGGCCTCCGCGTACAGCTCGATGGCGGTGAGCGCGGTGTAGCAGCCGGCGCAGCCGAGTGCGTGTTCCTTCAGGTGGGCCGGGTGCGGCGCGCTGTCGGTGCCCAGGAAGAAGCGGTCGCTGCCGCTGGTGGCGGCCTCCATCAGCGCCACGCGGTGCGTCTCGCGCTTGAGCACGGGCAGGCAGTAGTAGTGCGGGCGGATGCCGCCGGTGAAGATGGCGTTGCGGTTGTAGAGCAGGTGATGCGCCGTGATGGTGGCTGCCGTGAAGGGCCCTGCGTCGCGCACGTAGTGGGCGCCTTCCTTGGTGGTCAGGTGTTCGAACACCACCTTGAGCTCGGGGAAGTCGCGGCGCAGCGGAATCATCACGCGGTCGACGAACACGGCTTCGCGGTCGAACAGGTCGATGGCGGGGTCGGTCACTTCGCCGTGCACCAGCAGCAGCAGGCCGTGCTTCTGCATGGCCTCGAGCGTCTTGTAGGTGTGGCGGATGTCGGTCACGCCGGCATCGCTGTTGGTGGTGGCGCCGGCCGGGTACAGCTTGAGCGCGCGCACGCCGGCTTCGGCGGCCAGCGCGATTTCTTCGGGCGGCAGCTTGTCGGTCAGGTAGAGCGACATCACGGGCTCGAAGGCCACGCCCTGGGGCACGGCGGCGCGGATGCGGTCGCGGTACGCCACGGCCTGCGCGGCGGTGGTCAAGGGGGGGCGGAGGTTCGGCATGATCAGCGCGCGGCCGAACTGGCGCGCGCTGTGGGGAACGACGGCTTCGAGGGCGGCGCCGTCGCGCACGTGCAGGTGCCAGTCGTCGGGGCGGGTGATCGTGAGGGTGTCTGTCATGGCGGGGCGATTGTCGCATCGCCCCCTGGAAGGCAAGGAGGCGGCGAACCCGCCGAACGGTTCGCGGAACTCCGCAAATCTCTTTCTACTTGTGGAACACCCGGCAGGTGCGCGAGGCGGCGCCCTGCAGCCACTTGACGAAATTGACCGATGTGCGCGCGCCCTTGTGCGGCGGCCAGGGATCGAGGATGCGCAGCGTGGTGCCCCGCCCGCTCGGGTCGTCGTCGCCGCGGATGCCGGCGATGACGACCATGTGCCCTGGCCGGCCGGCGCCGGCCGCGTAGCCGCCGCGGTTGGTACCCCACAGCATGTCGAACATGAGCGGGCCGTCCTGCAGCGCCGCGCGCAGCGCCTTCAGCGACCATGCCGACGGCGGGTGCACTTCCAGGCCGTGCGCGGCGGCCACGCGCTGGCCGACTTTCATTTGCGCGTCGTGCGTGTCGACGCTCTCCTGCAGCCCGCCGTCGGCCGCGACCAGTTCGGCCGGGGTGCGCGCGAGCACCGCCTGCACGGTGGAGCGCGTCATCATCGCGACGCCGGCGGCCCAGCACAGCGCGGCGGCCGGGGGCGGGATCAGCGCGACGGGATGCAGGATGGGCGCGTCGCGCTCGCCGTCGAACGCGACGTTCTGGGTGCAGGGGCCGGCCTCGCCGTCTTCCACCAGCCAGTGCGCGGCCTGCAGGCGCAGCACGGCCGCGCGGGTGAGCGGGCCGAAATCGCCGTCGGTGGCGAGCCGCGGGCTGGGCTGCAGCTTGCGGTTCAGCGCTTCCTGCAGGCGGCGGACGTCGGCTCCTCGCCAACCCTGTTTGAGCGTGGTCATCGGCATGCTTTCCTTCACCCCTCGGTGGAATCGCGGACTTTGGAATACGGGCGTCGGAATTGTCAAAACCGCGGCCGCGGGCGTCTACTCGCCGTATGGCGTAGTCGGCGGCGCCCGATCAGGGCGCCTGCCTGCTACTAAAGTACGCGCGCCGGAGTCGATTGGATTTCGCCGCTGTCGCCTTGGAGACTCTGGGGACTCTCGAACGCACCCGCCAGGTCGGCCAGCCAGCGGTCGTAGGCGGTGGCGCGCTCGGCGTCGGGCAGGCGCAGCAGCGCGGACGGATGCAGCGTGACGAACACGGGCCGGCCATCGGCGCGCTCGTGCAGCCACGCGCCGCGCTCGGCCTGCACCGCCACCGGCCGGCCGAGCAGGGCGCGGGCGGCGGTCGCGCCCAGCGCCACCAGCGCCTGCGGACGCACCAGCGCGATTTCGCTGTCGAGCCAGTGCGCGCAGGCTTCGGCCTCCCGCTGGCCCGCCGTCTTGTGGATGCGGCGCTTGCCGCGCAGCTCGTACTTGAAATGCTTCACGGCATTGGCCAGGTACACCGTGTCGCGCGGCCGGCCCAGTTGCGCCATCGCGCGGTCGAGCAGCTGGCCGGCCGGCCCGACGAAGGGCCGCCCGGCCAAGTCTTCCTGGTCTCCGGGCTGCTCGCCGACCAGCATGCGCTGCGCGCCCACGGGCCCTTCGCCGCACACGGCCTGCGTGGCAAGCGCACCGATGGGACAGTCGCGGCATGCATGCGTGGCCGCGCGCAGTTCGTCGAGGCTGGCGGGCGCCGCGCGGTCGGCCGGCAGCGGGTGCAGCGGCACCGGGGCGCGGATACGGCGCGCGGGCGTGGCCGGCGCGTCGATCATCGACTGGCTGCGCGCCTGCGCCGCTTCGGCCAGCGGCTGGATCAGCGCGGCCTCGGGCAGGTTGTGCCAGTAGCGGGCCGGCATCTCGCGGCGCATCATCGCGAGCTTCAGGCGCGCGGGGTTGAAGATGTTCTCGTAATAGACCAGCCAGAGCTGCTCGCCGGCATCGGGCGGCGGCTTCTCGCGCCGGTCGGCGCCTTCGCGGAAAGTGAGCGCCTGCCCGTCCCACGCCACGCAGCGCTCGGGCGTGAGGATGGCCCAGTTCATCTGCGCGAAGCGGCGCGCGAAGAAGGGCGCGTTGGCTTCCACGATGCGGTGGTCGGGCTCGAACCATGCCACGTGACGCTCGCCCTGCTCGCCTTCCACGCGGGTGAAGCGCACGAAGGCGCGCATCTTGTGGATGTCGCGGTGCACGGCCTTGGCCATCTGCCGGGCCTGCAGCATGTCGGGGTCGAGCGGGTCGTGACGCAGGGCCGGTTCGTGCACCAGGCGCCAGAGCAGCCGGTACAGGAGCGCCAGGCGGCCCGCGTCGCGGTGCAGGATCACGTCGGCGCACAGCGCGAGGAACGACGCGGGCACCGGCTGGCGCGCGGCGCCGGCGGGCGGCGGCAAAGGCGCAGGCTCGAACAGGCCGCCGGCGGGCGCGTCCGCGAACAGGTCGGAACCGCCTTCGCCCTGCGTGCCGTCGCTCCATTCGACATGGTCGGGCGGCACGCCATTCGCCAGCAACCGGCGCGCCTCGCGGCGGAAGGCGTCGAGGTCGACCGGGTTCCCTA includes the following:
- the pyrC gene encoding dihydroorotase translates to MTDTLTITRPDDWHLHVRDGAALEAVVPHSARQFGRALIMPNLRPPLTTAAQAVAYRDRIRAAVPQGVAFEPVMSLYLTDKLPPEEIALAAEAGVRALKLYPAGATTNSDAGVTDIRHTYKTLEAMQKHGLLLLVHGEVTDPAIDLFDREAVFVDRVMIPLRRDFPELKVVFEHLTTKEGAHYVRDAGPFTAATITAHHLLYNRNAIFTGGIRPHYYCLPVLKRETHRVALMEAATSGSDRFFLGTDSAPHPAHLKEHALGCAGCYTALTAIELYAEAFDNAGALDKLEAFASFNGPDFYNLPRHADTVTLKRESWTVPETVPYGDATLKPLRGGETIHWKLA
- a CDS encoding papain-like cysteine protease family protein codes for the protein MTTLKQGWRGADVRRLQEALNRKLQPSPRLATDGDFGPLTRAAVLRLQAAHWLVEDGEAGPCTQNVAFDGERDAPILHPVALIPPPAAALCWAAGVAMMTRSTVQAVLARTPAELVAADGGLQESVDTHDAQMKVGQRVAAAHGLEVHPPSAWSLKALRAALQDGPLMFDMLWGTNRGGYAAGAGRPGHMVVIAGIRGDDDPSGRGTTLRILDPWPPHKGARTSVNFVKWLQGAASRTCRVFHK
- a CDS encoding UdgX family uracil-DNA binding protein (This protein belongs to the uracil DNA glycosylase superfamily, members of which act in excision repair of DNA. However, it belongs more specifically to UdgX branch, whose founding member was found to bind uracil in DNA (where it does not belong), without cleaving it, appears to promote DNA repair by a pathway involving RecA, rather than base excision.), which encodes MRVRLGNPVDLDAFRREARRLLANGVPPDHVEWSDGTQGEGGSDLFADAPAGGLFEPAPLPPPAGAARQPVPASFLALCADVILHRDAGRLALLYRLLWRLVHEPALRHDPLDPDMLQARQMAKAVHRDIHKMRAFVRFTRVEGEQGERHVAWFEPDHRIVEANAPFFARRFAQMNWAILTPERCVAWDGQALTFREGADRREKPPPDAGEQLWLVYYENIFNPARLKLAMMRREMPARYWHNLPEAALIQPLAEAAQARSQSMIDAPATPARRIRAPVPLHPLPADRAAPASLDELRAATHACRDCPIGALATQAVCGEGPVGAQRMLVGEQPGDQEDLAGRPFVGPAGQLLDRAMAQLGRPRDTVYLANAVKHFKYELRGKRRIHKTAGQREAEACAHWLDSEIALVRPQALVALGATAARALLGRPVAVQAERGAWLHERADGRPVFVTLHPSALLRLPDAERATAYDRWLADLAGAFESPQSLQGDSGEIQSTPARVL